The window GTGGTTGATTTGTGCTGTTTAACTGCTCCACTGAGCTCTCCTTCCAGGAGGAGAGACTCTTTATCACCCCGCCGCATGGGTGGGCGCATCTGGattcagacacagagagagcagagaagttGAATTCATTTGCAAAAGCATCAAagtggggggagggggtgaATTCACACCGTCAGTTTCCCCGCAGAAAGTCTTTACCGTGCTTTCTCTTGCACTCCCACTATTTCCACCTCGCTGTCAGAGGAAGCGATGTTAATCTGGCCCTTGTTGTGCTGAGAACTTTCCTTGTGCGACAGCTCTGCCTCCATGTGGCCTGAAACAAATAAGAGGAACAGAGTCACGCACTGTGAGGAGGGCCGGGGCAGCAGAGAGCTTCAGGCCTTGCTGACACATAAagactgcagctgctttgacacagacaagaagaaaacaatgacGACTCTCACACTCTGTTTGAAAAGCTGACTGGATAGCAGAGACTGACACATTggacaaaacataaaatgtggACTTCATAGTCATGTTCTGACAATGCCGGCTAGTCAGTTATTAAAGGTCAATTCTTTTGTTTTGAAGCAAGGCAGAAAGACTTCATAGCCCCAAATGCAAGCTGGTGGTGTGTGGGATGAAGGCAGCAGTGCTTCAAAGGCGTCTTGCTGAGATTAAAAAGACCGCTTCCCCCACATAGCACGTGGCTTACTGATGACACCCATGCCTCTAAATGTCCTGTCTTCACTGAGAGCAGTGGAAATTTATCAGTTTGGATTTACCGGGTTTGTAACTGACCTGAGATAGAGCTCAGAGCTCTTATACACCCAGAGTGAGCTGCCATATCctggcctctgtgtgttttaagcTCATGCTTTATCACCGTGGGCCGGACTGTCTCCACACTCATACTCTCCTGGTTAGAATCAGTGTCTGAAATATCATAGTGACCCACTACTGGAGGCCcgtctgcagaaaacaaagaaaacacttcatTATTCAAATCATGCCTGAGAACAGTGAGACTGTTTGGAACAGAGGCTGGCCACTGCATCCATAGTCCTGCTAACTGCAGCATCCACAATATAACAAGGAAACACACCCTATGTCCCTGATGCAAAGGTTCACACCAATCAAGTGAAACAATTCGAGAAACCTCCCAGGTTATCATCACTTTTCAAAGCTACACTCGTAAGGTCTTATACTGTAAGAGAGTTGTGTCTGCAGTGCAATAATAAACCCtttcagcagctttttttcctcttcatttattgcttttaaaataACAGCCATTCACATAAAAACGACACTATAATACAGTCAttacaaaacactttaaaatgatCTTACTCAGTGAATGAAATGTTGTGGGATAATAAAAAGCCAAACAGAAGAATAACTCTGGAAGAACGGAAAATGTATCTTTGTTCTACCCTGTAAAAGGAGTCCCtgggagagacacacacactgctatcCAGACaagtctgtgggtgtgtgtgagggggttCGTCTGGACAGCATGTACTATGAGACAACACAGCCTATGAATAGCTGATTGGGATAAAATAGGCAGGTACCAGGGTTATCAGAGAAACCGAGGATATGCCAATGTAAAGGCCATGTATTAAAGATAGAAAAAGGACTAATGTAAACCAGGATAGTCTCTTTGGTAAACAATGGACTGTCCTTAGTGTTGTTTCTAACGCACGCAGTTTGTGACTGCATGCGCGAGGCTCCCTTTACCGTGTTGACAAAACAGTTGATTTAAAGGTAATTTCAGTTTTGAGAAATGCAGGACAGCAGTTGTTGGATCCACTTAGACCCAAAATAAGTATGCACcgtgaaacaaaaacaccaatattCACACAGTTcgaaacaaaaccattaggcCAAGAGAAAACAACTAAATAGATAAAATGTACCGTCAGTCACCGTTTATCAGCATAAGCAAAGCTGCACCTTGCACACATGCTGCTGATGAAAACTAATTTGGCCTTGCACATTCTATATACTAATATAATCACATGCAAACAGGTGGGGAAACGATGCTTCCAGCTTTCAGTTATGTAAAACTGACAGTCACAGGGCTACGTATACACATACAGAAAATGTTAACAACTTTTTTTAACATCCTAACTATAAATATGATTAGGCCAAAGATTCCTTCATCAGTGTCTGTGATGGTTCGATAGTGTTAGCAGTGTAGCGAACTGTGACACTATGGTCATCTACATCAGTAAAAGTAGTTTGAGGAGAGGTTTGAGGAGGAGTGTCTCCACCTCATAGACCACAGGATCTGAACCAGAGAAGGCCACAGTCAGTTTTTAGGAAATCAGTAAACATTGCCATGCACCTTACTGCAGCCGTTACTGCTGTAAATTTGTTAGTTTGATGCCTGGGTTTTCAGTCTAAAGTCAAGCTGCAGTACACACAGTCCCTTGTGGAGACACAGGCCAAGCTGGCAGACCAGTGCAAATAAAAGATTAACTAGGCGAATATTATGCGAGTGAAGATTTGAGGCTCTTGACATTGCAGCGAATAGCCATAACATAGGAACCCATGCCTTATCTGATGTCCATAATCTATACATAGGTTGCTAAAGATAAACATTAGGAGTCAGTCCTCCCTCACTAGTTTCTTGTTACTGCACAAAGGCAGCAATAGCAGCAAATgcaacaaaggcaaaaaaaaaaaaagtaaacgCATCTAATCTATTTATGAAAAGCAAGAAATCATGTGGGTTAGTATATGGTGTTTATATTTATAGGCAAATctgtatttaaatgttttgatgTTAGTAAAGCTATGCCACCACAAGATTTTAAAAGTCCTGAACCATTTACAAGTGCAAAGAGTTCAGGAGAAAGAAGGGTAATGTCGAGTGTTGAACCTCATTTCTAAAGAAATAGTGCTATGATGCTCTATCGTTCCCAGCATGAAGTCAGAATGACAAGGCACATGCTATTAAGCAGCAGCACCCCACCTAACACTGTCATGATGGCTGCCCAGGTGCTGTAATCCACAGTCTGTATGGATGACATAATGAGctattctctgtgtgtgtgtatacagctggtcaacaaaaacaaacaagccatACATTAAGCAATACAATAAGAGCCCTGACTCGACAGTCTATTGAGATATGCTCCATGTCCGTGTCACAGATGCTGCAGAAATCAAACAGGTGAGTTGAATTATTCAGAATGTCAAATCTCACAGTGATTCAGTGCCTGCAGATGCACTCGACCCCAGGTCTGCAGAGTCAAGTTCAAATGAGCAGCTCAGGCCCAGCTGCTGTTGATGGTGTGTCTGTTTAGTAACCTCACATCATTTACCTATTAATACCCATTGCCATGCTTCCTGCGCCAACTAGTTCTACACTTGGTAAGATCAAAGTATGAAACAGCGAGgagtgaagtagaagtataatCTAAACATTCAAGAGACCAGGGTCTGGAACACCTAGATTCCCATTCTGAGTGACCACTTCAGGTAGGATGTTGTTATTTATAGGAGCGGGGGTGAGACTGTTGTTCTCTCGTGCCAACATATAGGCCGCCATAGTCTCTGCAGATTCTGACGATGGCAAATAGGAACTGGGTGGGGATGGGCGTGCCCCCTGTTGCTGCCCCTCTAGGGCATCACTTGAGCGTTTGGACGAGTCGTTGTCCGAGTCGAGGTGTGCAAGCTTTTCCATCCAGATGCGGAAGCGCTCCTCAGTCTGGCGCTGCATCACAGCAAAGCGCGTCATGGCCTCCTCCAGAACGCTGCCGATGCCGTTCCTGTCCCACGTACCGCTGTCCAGCAGCCCATGAATCTGGGCGCCCACTCTGGATCTCTCCGATGCACGTCTGAAGCCAGCTTTAAAGACATTGAGGCCAAGCCATAAGAAAATACAGTAGCACTTTCATGCTTCGGAGGTGGACTTTTGtattaaagagaaaatgagtttgttttttggttaCGTGCAGATCGACTCTTTCATGCTGATGGACTACATCATGCAGTTGTAGCACTCAAATCTGTGTGCGGGATGTAAAAATGGTTGAAAACATCTCATGTAGTACGGATCCCTAATGTCTGGTAACTGGATGTCTTGGGCGACTGATTCATTGACTGtggtttggaaaatgtgttAAGTGGAGAAACTCTGAGGTAAATGCAGCCATTTGAGGCAAATTCATGACAACCTATGTTGAAGGTCAACGGATATGTCTAACTATAGTTCTCGAAAAACCATCATCTTTGTAAAATATGCGGTACGGTTAGTATCGACCAAAATAGGCACCTTGTGTAATACCTCTCGAACAAAAATCTTAAGGCTACTTCCACTCTAGAAAAACACTAAACAATAATTTGTCAAACAAAAACCTTGACGCACCACAAGCTAAACTCTGaatttaaaggaaaagaaaaattgCCTCCAGACCAATGCAGCTATATTCTaagaaatgcagagaaaaggtCAGTCTAAAGTAAACAAAGAGAGTTCtccaccaacagcagcaggcctGTAAATATCACCCTGCTCATAGCTACTTTTGGAGAAATCAACTCACCCAAGAGACTTCTACAATCATCAGGAAACATTAGATtaactaagaaaagaaacattggGCCAATGTGCTGACCATACTGTCAGAGTTTATTCTTTGGAGTCTCCTCTGTGCCCGATTTTAGTCTGCAGCAGACACCCATCCTTACTCAGAGATATACGCATTAATATTTTCTAGTTGACGACATAAGAGCTATCTGACTCATCAAAGGTAACAGAttatagagggagagagaaccACCTGTTTGCGACTGTAAAAAGCTTCATCGCCTCCTGTGTAGGCAGTGTATGATAGACTTAAGGAATATTCAGAAgccacaggcagacacagaaaagcaggaTAAACTAAATGAGTCTTGCAACTCAAACTAGCACAGTGAGATCATACACCATTGTCTATTTACAGCAAAGGCTGAGGATATAAATGGCTCACTTGTTGAATTGCAGAACTCACAATATAGGTTAGATTAACACAACTTTGTTTATATCATTCCATGAGCTGAAGAAATGTCCACTAGACTTCCACAGCATGCAAACGATGAGACAAAGCCCCAacacagcacatactgtattactACAAGTGACTGGGCAAAAGACCTTCTAAACATAAAGTCTAGGTATCTAAAGACAGGGTGAATGAAGACAGATGATGAGtgagagaacaacaaaaaaaaaagaaagtgattgATAAGACAGACACGAAGAAAGCAGTGCTTATACAGATCTGACATTGCAAAGGCTTTGTAAAGCCACATAACATCTTCTTAGTGTatgctgcaaatgaaaagtTTGGTTTGGGAAGCCTGAAAATTTAAAGCCATGCAGGCATCTGTTTATTGTTAAGCTCTGGGTTTCACTCTGATGTCTAATCAACTTTGATCATTCTAAGACTATATGTTTTCTATTACTATGTAATACATTACATGGGATATCTAAGTGGCAGCTACTATTACCCTggacagtagtagtagtagtagaagtagtggtagtagtactGAGATAAGACAATGTGTGGTGAACATCAGATGTTACCTGAAATATCTGTCTTGATTGTCTTGCTACCTCCTGAAGTGTCATCGTCCTCATCGTCAGACGAGCTGGTGCTGGAGTCACACGTGAGCTCGCTGTCACTCGTActgctgtcctgcagcaggTTATACTTCTTCCGTGCTGCTGCCTCTCGCTTTTGCCTCAGCAAACGCATTCGCTCCTTGTGTTTCTGGCTCCGGTGACCTTTCACTTTAGCCAGCTTGccattggtttgtttttcctgcccTCCCGCTGCAACCATCGTGGGCTGGCATCGGTTTTTCTTTGCAGCCATTGCATTAGGAGGCATCTCGCTCTCTGAACGGGACCGTCGAgacttcctccctcctccagttGTGGCAGATGTTTGCCTTCCTGTTGCCTGCCCAGGATCGTTTGCAGCTTCCATgccgccctcctcttcctctcctatGCGAGGAGCAGCACCTTCTTCCCCTGAGGAGAGTGTGTCTGAATCAGCAAGGTGGCCACTGGATGAGGGGGAGAGCATGCAGGGATTTGAGGAGTCACTCTCATAGACATGATGAGATACAGGCTTGTCGCTCCCTGTGGAGGCATGCTGGGACTCTGGCGAGTCTCTGCGGAGCTCTTTCATCAGGCATGGCATGGAGAGGAGACTCTGTTCACCCTCTGTATTCAAAGGGCTGTCTGCCTCCTTTTCCCTTGGCGGCGAGCTGGTACTGGTGGTGGTCTCTGTTTTCAGGTGGTCATCCTGCTCTCCCTGAACTGAAGTCGTGGCTGATTGTGCTTCGTCAAGGCACTCTATGGGGCACTCAGCATCCACAAATTCCTCTGCCTTCTCTGAATCAGCCATCTTCATGCTAGTTGAGCCCAGAGCCCAAAGGTCCAACAAACATGGACCAATGTGCCTGGACAAGAGCTCACCTgctggaagaaaaacacatcactaTTTCCTTTTCACAGTCTAAATTGGGGCAATATGTGCATCTGTGCCAGAGGCTGGATGTCTCAGAACATGGGGCTTAATATCTACTTTTTTCAAGGCAATCTTTCATTACAGTAAAAATTGTAATTAAACTGCGTGAATagtgcaaacattaaacagaaaatatctgCGGTTCAACTACAATGGCGAACACTGGTGGCATATTCAAGCTATTTTTCCCTCCTATCGAAACTCACCGACTTTCATcttattttgaacattttgttcTGGATCAACATGTAGCATAACTACTGACTGCTCACATACCAAAACGAACAAATAACCTGCTTAATTTATATGCAATAACTTAGCCAGAAATTCCCGTTAATGATATTGCTGGTGAGCAATTAACATTGGCTAGCTTTTGAGAGCACTGGACgttacttttactttgttttttaatcttttattaCGTTTCACATGGCCTGAGAATGATTTCATGAAAGTCTATTAAATATCCTCAGCCACATTAATCTAACTGTTTGTACTATTAGAGATTCGTTGAATTAAAGACTTTAGTTAGTTGTGTCTGTGGCTAGCTGAGGCTAACACAGGCTCGGATCCAGTCACTACTTTTAGCTGCGTAGTGAAGCTAACCTCGGTCATAACCTTAAACTCCACAAACTTGGCGAGAACAAGACAAGTCATGGGTAAATGTTCAGGTCGCTGGACAGCTGCCTCGCAAGATCCTATAAATGGAAGCAGTATCTAGCCACACAGAGGTGTAACAAGCTTAATGTCAGCAGCCAAcgggctaacgttagctcagtCACAGCGATAGCCAACTTAGCTTTTAAAGCGGCTGCGCTAGTTGTAACTTACCGTGGCGTTAGTTATATTCTTCTTTTTCCAGTGTCAGACTTTTCGACATCTTCGGTAGCTTGTAGCCTCTTTGATTCACGATGCAAAAACGATGCACAGACGAAGATACTTAACTTATTTACAACTTGGAAgaatttgaatgtgttttggcGCAGTGTGCTCGCACCTTCGCGAGCCCTGTTAGCGGTTAGCCGCtagctgtgtgtttattttaaaatgtctccaTCAGCCGACTTTCACAAAAGCTACATGCGCCACTTCCGGCCTCTTCTTCGTGGTCGACCGCCCCTGCGGGTAGAATACGAACCTACAGGATGGGAAAATACCGCAGGACTAGGACGGACAGCAGGGGGACAGAACAGTGGTGTATCCCGTCTTGTTGTGTCCAAGAATACCCGCAGAGGTCCAGCACTCAAATTACAGCAAAAGAGGagtgtatgactgtgtgtgctggCCATTGGAGGTGGAAAGTAATTAAGCACCTGTACTAAAGTACAATACTTTACTATAACTCTGAAGTAACGGTACTAGACTTTagcatttcagttttatttttctgtatacttctactccaccgtatttcagaggcaaatatatctgacagctttaataTGTCTGCAGTTCATATAAAATTATTGGATATATACGTTTGTATAAACATTTAAGTGTTGTTTGGACCAGTAATATTTAAAtgatatgtttaaatgttttattagaTGTATTGAAGATTTAAttacttatttatttgtctATTTCTGAATTAAAGTGTGACCAATCCAACATGACACACcgcaacattttggaaaaattaagttagaaaagaaaaagaaagactgaaaaatgaTTAAACGTTTATTTTGAAGTACTTCCGGGTCAATGTGACCTTTCTACAAACCGCTGCCGTGTCCGCCATCCTTCTCTCTCCGCTCCGGTGCAGGATAGACTCGGTCGGACGCCAACATGCTGTCAGTACGCGTTGCTGCGGCCCTTGCCCGCACTCTGCCTCGACGGGCTGGATTTGTAAGTAACTTTAAATTCTGTGTGCTAAGATTTGTTTCGACTTTCTTCATAAAATCCGGATTTAATTCACACGAAAAGACATGGCGGTGCTGTGCATGCACACGTCTTTGCACCGGAGGACACCGGGCCCTTCGCTGAAGTTAGGCTAGCTAGCTCCCACATTTGTAGccgacagacagaaacaaaccacCCACAAGACATTACAGTACATTATTAAGGATGACTAGACGATTATATTGATTTCCCAGTTGTGTATTATGGCGTTAATGCATTGTCAGTGGATGTGGCCAAGCTAAAGTGCAGTAATGACGAATGCAATTTGGTACTGAAGGTCAGGTTTGCCTCACTCCGCACGCTAGCTTTTACTACAGATGCATTTGCCAGGCAAAGCTTTGCGTTgttgtttatgtatttatgctGACGTTATGTTTAATATTATAGTATTCTGGCAGGATGTTATATGAACTGTTGGGACGATGACTCTGCAGACTGCATGATGTGTGGTCCGTTAGGTCTTTTTAGCTACTGATAGTAATTTACAATGTAATCTGAATGGAAATATATCAATTTTATATTTGGGTTATtcccagtttgtgcctctcatgtgCTTGCATTACATTCGAGCCACAGATGTAAGCACATCAACATTTACAGCTGAATTTGTTTCTAAAATCCTCACAGACTCATATacatcacacagacaaatgatcATTTATGGTTACTATTTTTTGTTAACAATAGGAAACAGAGTGGTTTCTTAGTAAATGGgtcaaaagcctttttttttctattattgtGCAACAATCAACATGTCTTTGAAACAGTTTTAACAAAAACTGAATGTTATTCATCAGGTTATCTGGGTTTACCTAATAAATTAGCAACAGATTTTATACTAGATTTTTGGTCCATTTAAATAAGTGATTACATTACTGATCTCTTTGCTTGATCCATTGTCTTCAAGGTATCAAAGAATGTTGCTGCAGCCTGTGTAGGAGCCAAGAATCTGCACACTGCCCGTCCATGGCTGCAGAAAACAGGTCAGTGTCTCCTGAAACAGGAATTGACCCACTGCTTTCTAAAATAAATTGTTAACAGTTATTCAAAACAGGGTTTCCAAACCTTTTAATTGCTGGACGTTTCTTGATTAACACTTTATGTACAATAAAGGCACGGCCGAGGTGTCGTCCATTCTGGAGGAGAAGATCATGGGAGCTGACACCAGCGCTGACTTGGAGGAGACCGGTCGTGTGCTGTCCATCGGTGATGGTATTGCCAGAGTGTACGGACTGAGGAACGTGCAGGCTGAGGAGATGGTGGAGTTCTCCTCTGGTCTGAAGGTAAGACCGACGTGGCAGTTTTACTTCTACAGCTTAATGTTTGAGATGATTGGACATCAGACACCTTTGATTGTACACGTTTAACCAGTCTCTAAATTATTTGTAGTCACATGTAATTAGCAAATGGCAAtgctctcttctttctctgaaACCTCTTTCAAAGGTTTCTTCAGTAAAGCCAGTGACCACCAGTTAAACCAGTGGTTGTACTGGGTAGTGCCCATGTGTAAATAAGAGTGGTAGTAACTGTCGGTTCTTCTCTTTTCCAGGGCATGTCTCTGAACTTGGAGCCCGACAACGTTGGTGTTGTGGTGTTTGGTAACGACAAGCTGATCAAGGAAGGCGACATTGTCAAGAGAACAGGTGCTATTGTAGATGTGCCTGTTGGTGAAGAGCTCCTGGGCCGTGTCGTCGATGCTCTGGGAAATGCTATCGATGGAAAGGTAAATGATGATGACGATTAatgcagtttgtgcagaaaagGTACATATTTCTTGCCCATATCCAGCaaataagatggagaacagCCATTCATTgtcttaaaaaacaataaaagattcttaaaacatattttatagatagatagatagatagatagatagatagatagatagatagatagatagatagatagatagatagatagatagagaagGTTGACAGTATCACAAGATTTTTTGATGGACTAGTTCATAAGTGAAATGTGAGAAGTTAGTTAAAAGCACTCCTGATGGgtttcccccccccccccactatTTCCCTGACAGGGCCCCCTTGGCTCAAAGATCCGCAGGCGTGTGGGTCTGAAGGCCCCCGGGATCATCCCCCGTATCTCTGTGAGGGAGCCAATGCAGACTGGCATCAAAGCTGTGGACAGTTTGGTCCCCATCGGTCGTGGACAGCGTGAGCTCATCATTGGAGACAGGCAGACGGGGTGAGGGGACCCTGCTCAAAGTGAATTGTTGAACACATGGCAGCATTTGATGTTGTTCCTGGTGATGTTGAAAGGCTGTTACAGTCCTCTCCCATAAATCCTGTGACAGCCTTCGAACCGTTTCCCTCTGTGGTTATAATGTGTCTGTCAAAGGCTTTCAGCTGCACTAACGCACTTAAAGGTGGTGCAGAGTTCACGACTTAAAGCTGGAGTGTATTGAGCACCAAAGCACAAGACTGATGCCTAGTCCTCATGTACccaagtatttttttaaagcaggaTTTTTCCTCCATTCTTGAAAAAGATTGCATCTACGCAAGCACTCTTTAAAAGAAATCCCCTTCAAGAGTATGCCAAACCAGCAAGCAGTGTTCATCCTAACCCTAAACCcatgttggccaatcagaaacCTGACAAAAAGCTATTACCAGTAGGATACCTGCAACTATAGGTCCAACCGATCACATCCAAAACTGGTGATATAGTGGTATAGAAAAATCTGTATGTTAGAAATACCTATGTACGTGTGGACGAGGCATCAGATTCACGCATTTCCAACATAGATCTGTTCGTCGGTGTATCCCTGGTGCTTACTCTTGAAATTTGTGTCCCAGCAAAACTGCGATCGCCATCGACACCATCATCAACCAGAAGCGCTTCAATGAGGGAACtgatgagaagaagaagctgtacTGCATCTACGTCGCTATCGGCCAGAAGAGATCCACCGTGGCTCAGCTGGTGAAGAGGCTGACCGATGCCGACGCCATGAAGTACACCATTGTGGTGTCCGCTACTGCCTCTGATGCTGCTC is drawn from Chaetodon trifascialis isolate fChaTrf1 chromosome 20, fChaTrf1.hap1, whole genome shotgun sequence and contains these coding sequences:
- the ark2n gene encoding protein ARK2N isoform X2, with translation MKMADSEKAEEFVDAECPIECLDEAQSATTSVQGEQDDHLKTETTTSTSSPPREKEADSPLNTEGEQSLLSMPCLMKELRRDSPESQHASTGSDKPVSHHVYESDSSNPCMLSPSSSGHLADSDTLSSGEEGAAPRIGEEEEGGMEAANDPGQATGRQTSATTGGGRKSRRSRSESEMPPNAMAAKKNRCQPTMVAAGGQEKQTNGKLAKVKGHRSQKHKERMRLLRQKREAAARKKYNLLQDSSTSDSELTCDSSTSSSDDEDDDTSGGSKTIKTDISAGFRRASERSRVGAQIHGLLDSGTWDRNGIGSVLEEAMTRFAVMQRQTEERFRIWMEKLAHLDSDNDSSKRSSDALEGQQQGARPSPPSSYLPSSESAETMAAYMLARENNSLTPAPINNNILPEVVTQNGNLGVPDPGLLNV
- the ark2n gene encoding protein ARK2N isoform X1, yielding MKMADSEKAEEFVDAECPIECLDEAQSATTSVQGEQDDHLKTETTTSTSSPPREKEADSPLNTEGEQSLLSMPCLMKELRRDSPESQHASTGSDKPVSHHVYESDSSNPCMLSPSSSGHLADSDTLSSGEEGAAPRIGEEEEGGMEAANDPGQATGRQTSATTGGGRKSRRSRSESEMPPNAMAAKKNRCQPTMVAAGGQEKQTNGKLAKVKGHRSQKHKERMRLLRQKREAAARKKYNLLQDSSTSDSELTCDSSTSSSDDEDDDTSGGSKTIKTDISDGPPVVGHYDISDTDSNQESMSVETVRPTVIKHELKTHRGQDMAAHSGCIRALSSISGHMEAELSHKESSQHNKGQINIASSDSEVEIVGVQEKARCAHPCGGVIKSLSSWKESSVEQLNSTNQPQLWTSVSPQPNWVSPPEVVDLTLDEDAGHKYLL
- the atp5fa1 gene encoding ATP synthase subunit alpha, mitochondrial, whose translation is MLSVRVAAALARTLPRRAGFVSKNVAAACVGAKNLHTARPWLQKTGTAEVSSILEEKIMGADTSADLEETGRVLSIGDGIARVYGLRNVQAEEMVEFSSGLKGMSLNLEPDNVGVVVFGNDKLIKEGDIVKRTGAIVDVPVGEELLGRVVDALGNAIDGKGPLGSKIRRRVGLKAPGIIPRISVREPMQTGIKAVDSLVPIGRGQRELIIGDRQTGKTAIAIDTIINQKRFNEGTDEKKKLYCIYVAIGQKRSTVAQLVKRLTDADAMKYTIVVSATASDAAPLQYLAPYSGCSMGEYFRDNGKHALIIYDDLSKQAVAYRQMSLLLRRPPGREAYPGDVFYLHSRLLERAAKMNDNFGGGSLTALPVIETQAGDVSAYIPTNVISITDGQIFLETELFYKGIRPAINVGLSVSRVGSAAQTRAMKQVAGTMKLELAQYREVAAFAQFGSDLDAATQQLLNRGVRLTELLKQGQYSPMAIEEQVTVIYAGVRGHLDKMEPSKITKFENAFLQHILSQHQDLLSAIKADGKISEASDAKLKQIVLNFLSSFE
- the ark2n gene encoding protein ARK2N isoform X3; translation: MKMADSEKAEEFVDAECPIECLDEAQSATTSVQGEQDDHLKTETTTSTSSPPREKEADSPLNTEGEQSLLSMPCLMKELRRDSPESQHASTGSDKPVSHHVYESDSSNPCMLSPSSSGHLADSDTLSSGEEGAAPRIGEEEEGGMEAANDPGQATGRQTSATTGGGRKSRRSRSESEMPPNAMAAKKNRCQPTMVAAGGQEKQTNGKLAKVKGHRSQKHKERMRLLRQKREAAARKKYNLLQDSSTSDSELTCDSSTSSSDDEDDDTSGGSKTIKTDISGHMEAELSHKESSQHNKGQINIASSDSEVEIVGVQEKARCAHPCGGVIKSLSSWKESSVEQLNSTNQPQLWTSVSPQPNWVSPPEVVDLTLDEDAGHKYLL